Within the Acinetobacter radioresistens DSM 6976 = NBRC 102413 = CIP 103788 genome, the region GTCTGGTCAAGGCCTTGCGCTCAGAAGCACCTAATGTTGTGCTGGACTTCTTAACACCAAGCGATGTGTCTTACCGTGATATGGAGCAAGGTAAAGTTGACTTGGCCATTAACCGTTTTAATGAGATTCCACAGAGTTTTCATCAGGTACTGGTGTGGCGTGACAGTTATTCTTGTCTGCTGAATAACAAGCATCCCGCCATGAACAATCTGAACCTGAAAAGTTATCTGGATGCCCAGCATATCTGGGTGTCTAAAACAGGTATGGGCGTTGGTTTTGGGGTGAATCCTGAGAAACAGGCCGGACTGGGCTGGATTGATCAAGCTTTAGAACGTATTGGCCAGAAACGCAAGATTTCAGTTTTTACCCGGCATTACCAGATGCCGGCGCTCTTGGCTGCAAATGTTGATCTGATTGCGACATTACCAACACGTATCGCACGTCTACAGGCGAAAAGCCAAAATCTGATTATTAAAGATCCGCCATTTTATATTCCTGAGTTTGAGCTGAAGATGGCATGGTGCCCGCTTTTGCATCATCACCCTGCCCATCGCTGGTTACGTCAGTTAATTTTATATGTAGCCCGTCAGATGATTGAAGATGAAAACCGAGAATTTCTGATGAATAATTCACAATTATCACCTCATTACTAGAGAGTAAATTTCTTTATTTTCTATTTTTCGGTTTATACTCTAAGGCTTAAGGAGAATTCTTATTCCTTAAGCCTTTTTTGTGTTAAAACAATTTCATAATAACGATGAATCACACAGGTGTCTTGTGAGCCTTTTTCAAAATATTGTCATCATTATTCTCCTGATCATTGGTGCAGGTTTTCTCTCATTAACTGAAATTGCACTGGCTGGCGCTCGTCGGGTCAAGCTCAAGATTCTGGCAGAATCCGGAGACGAGCGGGCAACTAAAGTTTTAATGTTACAAGAGCAGTCGGCAGACTTCTTCGCAGCTTCTCAAATTGGTCTAAATGCGGTAGCAATTTTAGGTGGTATTTTAGGTGAGGCTGCTTTCCGCCCTTATTTTGTAAATCTGATTGACCGTTTTTATGAAGGGCCCTGGACAGAAACGATAGGTTTTGCTCTTTCCTTTACGCTGGTAACTTCACTTTTTATTCTGTTCGCAGATCTTATGCCAAAACGTCTGGCCATGATTGCGCCTGAGAAAATTGCTGTTTCGGTGATTAATCCTATACAGATTTTTATCAAGGTCTGTAAACCTTTGGCTTGGTTCATTAATGCAATTGCCAATACTTTGTTTCGGCTATTTAAGGTAAATACCACCAGGGAAGATAATATTACTTTTGATGATATTTCTGCCGTAATGGATGCAGGTGCACAGGCGGGTGTCCTGCAAAAACAGGAACATCATTTTATTGAAAATGTTTTTGAGCTAGAAGAACGTAACGTACCCTCAAGTATGACCACCCGCGAAAATGTAGTGTACTTTACTTTAAAAGAGTCCGAGGCCAGCATTCGTCAGAAATTGGGAGAGTATCCCTATTCAAAATTTCTGGTTTGTAATGAACATATCGATGAAGTAATTGGCTATGTAGACGCCAAAGATATATTGGTACGAATTTTAAATAACCAGTCCCTGCTTCAACTCAATGAAAATACCATACGTACTGTATTGACCATACCAGATTCGCTAACGCTTTCTGAACTGCTTGACCGTTTTCGTTCAACCAAAGAAAAGTTTGCAGTTGTTATTAATGAATATGCTTTGGTGGTCGGGGTAATTACTTTAAGTGATATTATGATTACTGTTATGGGGGATTGGGTGACGCCACTTGAAGAAGAACAGCAAATCATTAAACGGGATAATAATTCCTGGTTAATTGATGGCAGTACCCCCATCGAAGATTTGAAACATGCCCTCGAAATTGATGAAATGCCGGATGAAGACAACTATGAAACCTTAGCTGGTTTTATGATGTACCAGCTCCGCAAGATTCCACGCCCTGCCGATGTAGTAATTTATACCAACTACAAGTTCGAAGTCGTGGATGTTGACCATTTCAAAATAGACCAGCTTCTAGTGACCCGTATGCTGGAACCAAATGCTACGCCTTCTACAGAGCAGGAATAAGAGAATTTTATAGGAATAAAAATAACAGGAGACTTATCCCCTATATTTCTCTAATTTTTTCTGCCATCTAACGTGTGGCACAAATGATTAGATAAAGAGAAATTATTTAAGCTTTACGGCTTGCTAGCTCATTTTTCTTGAGCTTAGTTGACATCATATAGCTATAAACTTAAGCAGTTGGCAAATTGGCTTAACCGCCTTAAAGCAATTAACTGGAAGTATATGATTTTCAGTTAACTGGCCGATTTAATTATGCAGTTTTTATAAATTATAAATAATTATAAAATCATATTCATAAGGACATTAAAAAAGAGCCAGCTGGCTCTTTTTACATGAAATGATTTATTGCAGATTCAGCAAAGTATCGAGTACTGCCTCATAATGAATCTGGATATCTTCTGATAAGATTTTATAGGCATTGTCAAACTGTACCATTGGCCAGCCTTCTTTCCAGAATGGAAAGATATTATGCAGGTCATGAGTCACCACTGCTTCTTCACGGGTAATTGCCTGAGCTACTTGTGCCAATACCTGAGCAGTTTGTGCCCCATCAATTGCCATATAATCGATTCCGTGTGCTTTAAGAATACGAATACGGTCTTTCTTATAGCGAATTTTTTTGGCCTGGGCCTCATTTAGGTTTAGTGCAAGGGTTACCGCTTCAACAAAATTATTTTCAAAAGCCTGATTCAGTGCAATCAGAGCATTCCGATGACTTTCCTGACGTCCAGCCTTGCCACCGGAACGAATGATTTCTTTTGCCTGTATATCTAAGGCATCATTTTTCATGGCATTTAGAATATCCAGTTTTTCAATATCGCTAAGCTGTTCGGAAGAGTGTTCAGTCATGGAAAGTCCTTGGACAATATACTAAACGCTTATTTTGACATAAAATGACTTCTGAAAATGTGATTTTAGATATGGGACCGTATTTAAATTCATGTTTCTCTCTATTTTAAATTTCATGGTGAGAAAAAACCGCCTAACGGGCGGCTTTTTAATAACAGAAATACAGATTAGAGTATTTCTACTACAACTTTGCCTACATGTTCGCCCGTATCCATTGCTGCATGAGCATCTTGTATCTGATCGAACTTAAAGGTCTGATAAATCATTGGCAAACACTCACCTTTTGCCAATAAAGGCCAGACATGCTGTTTTAGACCTTCAGCAATGGTGTGTTTTTCTGCAGTATTGCGTGCACGCATGGTCGAACCAGTAATAGTCAGACGTTTCATCATAATATGGCCAAGGTTTATTTCTTTGGCTTTACGTCCACCTAAAAAGGCCAGATAAACCAAACGACCATCTTTACGCAGCAGGTTCAAGTTACGTTCAAGATAGGGTGCCCCAACAATATCCAGTATCACGTCTATACCGCTCTTGTCAGTCTTCTCAGTAATGTAGCTTTCAAAGTCTTGGGTTTTATAATTAATCGCATCTGTCAGATGCGCAATTGCTGCAACTTTTTCATCACTGCCGACTGTGGCGAAAGTTTTAATGCCTAGTGCCTTACATAACATTAAAGCTGTAGTACCAATACCACTGGTGCCACCATGAATCAGTACAGTTTCTCCTGCTTTGGCTTTACCCATCTGAAACAGGTTAGCCCAAACCGTAAAAAATGTTTCTGGAATAGCAGCAGCCTGAACTAGGCTGACTCCTTCTGGAACCATCAGGGTCTGGGTTTCAGGTACTACACAATATTCGGCATAGCCACCACCATTGGTGAGTCCACAGACCGGATCACCTACTTTAAATTGAGTTACGTCTTTACCTACTGCTTCGACCACACCAGCCACTTCCAGACCAGGAACCGGAGTGACCCCTGCAGGCATCGGATAAAGTCCCTGACGTTGCAGGATATCTGGCCGGTTAATTCCGAAAGCATGAACCTTGACTAAAACTTCATCAGCTTTTGGTACTGGAATAGCAACACTTTCATAGGCCAGCTTTTCTGGGCCGCCCGGTTCAGTAATAATGACCTGTTGCATGGTGGTTTGCTGTGACATGATCTTTCCCTATCTGTTACTGTTCAAGTTTCTAGCTGCTATTTGAACATATAAATTTGCCACAATGAAGCTTAGCCGGATTTATGCACACATTTAAACAGCAACCGGCAGATTACCGGTTTTCACTCCACTTATTTATATTCCCCGCATAAAACATTAGCTATCAGCATACTTGTGTCTCATCCATATGAAATTAATAAAACTTTAATATGTAAGAATTTTTTAAATAACTGCTGAATCCATCTACTTGTCATTTTAGTGCTCTAGCCTTCTGGCCCGAACTATAACTAAAACTGAGGTTACTCATGAAATTTGCCAAGTTGAGCTTTACTATCTTGCTGGTTCTGGGCCTTGTCGCCTGTAATGATGATCACGACTCAAGTGGAAATAACGGCTCGAATGATACGCCAGTAGTGACTCCTCCAGCTCCAACTCCCACCGACCCAAGTGAAGAAGTACCACAACCCAAAATTTACATTGATGAAACTTTTGACCAGCTGTCCGCACTTCCGGCAGGCTGGATTGCCCCTAAAGCAAATGCGGGAAAAGTTTATATAGAAAATGGCAGCCTATTTATTGATGGCCGGGCTAATGATACCCAGATGACTTCGGTTATCTTGCCTGAAGAATTGCAGAAATTACGCGACTATCGGATCGATATTGAGTTTAGCTACCCCGAAAAAAATAATGCTACCCGCTGGGGCAGTATTATGTATCGTGCAGCTGATGCTTTAAGTGAACCGGCATTTACACCTTATTACCAGTTTGCAATCCGTGCCGAGGCAACTGGAGCAAGTGGTGTAGAACTGGCATTACGACAGCCTACCAATGCATGGAATGTTTTACAAAAAGGGGCCTATAAAGAAAATATTGAAGGTAATAAAACCTATAAAGCCACGGTAGTCGTATCCGGCAACCGGGTACGCCATTATCTGGATAATAATCTGATTCACGATACCACTTTACCTTACAACCTGAACCAGGGCGGAATAGGACTCTCAACTGCGGGTCTCTTGATGCGGGTAGATAGTATCAGGGTTACCCAACAGTTGGATGCCTTGCCTGAATCAAATAAAGTTACGCCTATAGCCGAGCAGAGCTTGCCGGTTTCTATGGCACCCACTTTGATTCAACCCGCCTCAACTCAAGGAGTGATTTCAAATGCTGTAAGCCAAGTCTATTATCAGCTGGACGATCAGTTAAATATTCTTGATGCATCCAATAAAAAAATCACTTCTCTAAAAGATTATTTGAGTGATCCTAAACGTAACACCATCCCCCTGTTCAACATTAAAAACGAGTCAACAATTGAACGTTTAAAGGTATTTTCAGATTCAGTTGATATTGCAGACATTACGTTAAGTTCAGACAACGTCGAGCTACTACGTAAAGCCCGTATCAGCCTGCCCACAGTACGGACTGCACTGGATTATTCAAAACAGCTAAACCTGACCAATAGCGTAAAAGATATTGTCACTATTACTCATAACACCAATACGGCTTTGGCAAAAATTATAATTTTACCTGAGCAGCTTGTGAATGATATCACTGTTAGCCATTTACAACGGTTATTGCTTACACCGTGGGCTTATAGCACCACTACTGATCCGGTAAAGGCTGCCAGGATTCTTACAAGTGGGGTTAATGGAATTATTGCTACCTCTCCTGATGTATTTCAGAACATCATGAAAAGTATGAAGCCAAATACTCTGCTTCGCAAACCGCTTATTACCGGTCACCGTGGTATACCGGCACTTGATGATGAAAATACTCTAGAAGGTGCATTAAAGGCCGTTGAAGTAGGAGCAGATGCAGTTGAAAACGATATCTATCTGACTACTGACGGTCATATTGTCATTATGCATGATGGGTCAGCGAAACGGACAACTGGGGTAGACCGTAATATTGAAGATATGACATTAGCTGAAGTACGTCAGCTTCGTACACTAGGCTATAACCGTACTGTACCTACTTTAGAGGAATTTCTGGACGCTTTAAAAACTCATAAGAATGTGATGCATTTTATTGAAATCAAGAGTTCCAAACCAGAAATTGTACCTGCATTAAAAGCTTTGTTAGATAAACATGATGTTTATGATCAAGTCGTGGTGATCAGTTTTAATGGGCCTCAACTTTTAAAGATGAAAAATATTTTACCGGGTGTGTCTACCGGTTTTCTAACCAACACTCCTACCGCAGAAAGCGATATAGTCAATACACGTCGTATCCTAGATGCAACGCAGCAGTATTCCTCTACCTTCAATCCATCCTATAATGGGTTGTCTACCAATTTAATGAACATGGCCAAACACCGGGGTGTAACATTCTGGCCATGGACTTTCCGTACAAATAAGGCCGATTTCAACCGGATGTATATTGCAGGAACTCATGGTTTAACCACTGATTACGCTCATGATGCATCAGACTTTGTGGTAAAACTCAAAGTCCCTGCTCAGGTTAATGCCAGTATTGGCAAGCCTGTCAGTATTCAGGGTGAAAAGATTACGCAGAAAGGCCAAGTTAGCAATGTTACTCTGAGTCAAATGCTGCTATTACCTACTTCCGGAAAATACAGCCAGAATGCGCAAGGGCAACTGAGTTTCTCTGAGAAAGGGACAGCTTACGTTATGCCGAGCTATACCTATAATATTGACACAACCAGTCAATATACAATTTATGCGCCACCTGTACAGGTAAATGTTCAATAATCTTTTTTTTAAATTAAAAACCAGACTGGTTCGCCGGTTTGGTTTTTCTGATGTATAAGTAGAAGTAATCAAATTAAAAATCTATCGATTAAAATAAAAGTTTTCAACACGGAAATTTAATATTTTTATAAGTATGGTGTTAATAAAGAAACCCGCCATTAAGACGGGTTTTGTTTAGAATAATCCAGTCCTATAGACGAACTAATTCGACAATTTTATCAGCCAGCTCTTCAACCGTATCTAAATTAAGCTCAACATCAGCACCTTCTGTAACATCTGTAATCACTACAATACCTGTTTCACGTAACAGGGTTACCTGCTCTGCCGTTAAGCCAGCCTTAGCAAGTGCAACTATGCCTTGCTGCATGAGTAAACTTTCCAGCCCTTGCGCGTGTTCAAGTACTTGTGTATTTACACTCACAACCGCAGGTTTTTGACCTAAACGTGCAGCACGGTCTTCTGGAGTAACTGGCTTGGCATTAGCCTTCCACTCAACGGCAGATTCAACCATACCTGCGCCAACTGTCACATTGCTCAGACGGTCAATAAAAATAAATGCACCGGTATAGCGGCTGTCCTGGTAACGGTCAAAGACTACAGGTGCATCAAATTCCACTGTTACATTGGCAATTGCATTAAGTTCAAGCTGTTCTACCTGAGTTTGCTCAAGCGTATTCACATTGACGCGGTAATTAATCTCGGTGACTTTGGCGGGAACAGTTTGTGTGCCTAGCTTAATATTATAAAGCTTGCCTTTTACAAGAGGCTGATCAGTCATCCATACGACGGTAGCACGTACAGAACGTGAGATTTCTGGCTGGTCACCTGCTTTAACAATCAGGTTACCGCGAGAAATATCAATCTCATCATTCAAGGTTAAAGTGACTGCCTGCCCTGCAACTGCCTGCTCAAGATTACCATCATAGGTCACGATTTCTTTGACTGTTGATCGTTTACCTGATGGTAAGGCAATGATTTCATCACCCACATTTACCGCGCCTAATGCAATCGTACCAGCAAATCCACGAAAATCCAGATTTGGACGGTTTACGTACTGCACTGGAAAACGGAATTCCTGCTTAGCAGAATTACGGTTGATCTCTACATTTTCCAGCGTCGCCATCAGGGTCTGGCCCTTATACCATGGGGTATTGGCTGATGGGTTGACTACATTGTCACCATTTAATGCTGAAATCGGCGTAAAGATAATATTAGCCGGTTTACGGTCGCCCAGCTGATTAACAAAATCATTGTACTCAGCCTGGATCTCGTTAAAACGGGCTTCAGAAAAGTCCACCAGGTCCATCTTGTTAATGGCAACAATAATATTTTTAATACCTAACAGGCTGGCGATATAGCTGTGACGGCGGGTTTGGGTCTGTACCCCATAACGTGCATCAATCAGAATAATGGCAAGGTCACAGGTCGAGGCACCGGTTGCCATATTCCGAGTATACTGCTCATGTCCCGGTGTATCGGCAATAATGAATTTGCGCTTTTCTGTTGAGAAATAACGGTAAGCGACATCAATCGTAATGCCCTGCTCGCGTTCTGCTTGTAAACCGTCAACCAGAAGAGCCAGATCCGGTGCATCCCCTGTAGTGCCGACTTTTTTACTGTCGCGGGTTACTGCCTGTAACTGATCTTCATAGATCAGCTTTGAATCAAATAATAAGCGGCCAATTAAGGTACTTTTACCATCGTCAACATTACCACACGTCAAAAAGCGTAGAAGGTCTTTTTGCTCGTGCTGTTTAAGGTAAGCCAGAATATCCTGGCTAATCAGTTCAGACTGATGAGACATACATCACGCTCCACAAATTTTTAGAAATAACCTTCTTGCTTTTTCTTTTCCATCGACCCTGCTTCATCATGGTCAATCATGCGACCCTGACGTTCGGAGCTGGTGGTTAAAAGCATTTCCTGAATAATATCCGGCAAGGTTGCTGCTGTAGATTCCACAGCCCCTGTAAGCGGATAACAGCCTAATGTACGGAAACGTACAGATTTCATTTGTGGAACTTCGCCCTCTTTCAGGCGCATACGCTCATCATCTACCATAATCAGTGTACCATCACGTTCTACCACTGGACGTACAGCAGAGAAATACAAAGGTACAAGTTCTATATTTTCAAGGAAAATATATTGCCAGATATCAAGCTCGGTCCAGTTTGATAAAGGAAAGACACGAATACTTTCACCTTTATTTACTTTACCGTTATAAATATTCCAGAGTTCTGGTCGCTGGTTTTTTGGGTCCCAACGGTGTTTAGAATCGCGGAATGAATAGACGCGTTCTTTAGCACGTGATTTTTCTTCATCACGACGTGCACCGCCAAAAGCTGCATCAAACTGGTATTTGTCCAAAGCTTGCTTTAAACCTTGGGTCTTCATGATATCAGTATATTTTGAACTGCCTTGGTCAAACGGATTGATTCCGGCATCGCGGCCTTCTTTATTCTGATGAACAATCAGATCCAGACCCAGTTTCTTCGCCATCTCATCACGGAACTTGATCATGGCACGGAATTTCCAGCCGGTATCTACATGCAGTAACGGAAAAGGAAGCTTAGCTGGATAAAATGCTTTCATAGCCAGATGAAGCATTACCGCAGAATCTTTACCAATAGAATACAACATCACCGGATTTTCAAATTCGGCAGCAACTTCACGAATAATGTGAATGCTTTCAGCTTCAAGCTGTTTTAGATGTGTAAGTCTTTCCTCAGTTGGAGGAACGATTGCCATAACAACTCCGGATGTCTATCTTGATTAAAACTTGGATCGATGCTTATTACGCATCTGACGAACTATATTCATTATAGTGATTTGCCAGTCTGGGCTATTGCTTCTTTTGTGATATGTATATTCTTGGTTTTCATATAAGAAGTTATAAATTGTGCATTAAATAAAACCTATACAATGAACTAACTGGGTTCATCAGTTATTTAGAATAGCGAACAATAAAAAAGCCTGCATTTAGCAGGCTTTTCTTTTAGACACAACTAGCGAAATGCTGCCCAAGCACGATCCAACGGAAACTCGATTCCGACTGATACACCGGCATCATTACCATTCGCATCTGAATCACTTAGCCAGCCATTCAGTTTTAAAGGAATATCAGGCTGCATATAATGGGTCCAGGTTAAATCGACTGCCTTAATTTCATCATCCTGTGCAAAAGCTAAATTATTTTTCGCACCTCGTTCAGATTGATTAACTTTTGCAACCAGGGCGCGTCCACTTAAACGGTTCATAATATCAAAGCGAATATCTCCACCAATAGAGACCATTTGAGCATCGCCTCCCAATGCGTGTCCTAAAGGATAGCCATGCTGATAGTAACCGTCAGTATAAGTACTATGAGTATAAGAAACACCTCGAACCTCGCCGTTGGTTCGAGTATCTGCCCACTCGGCATAAAGTTGAAATGGCAGGTTTTTATAGACGGATGAGTAGTCTACACCAGCTAAATACATTTTCTTTGATGGCAAGCCTCCAGCTTCATCCTCACCCACATACTGACCGTAAATACCTACCGGTGTATTTAAAAGTGGTATAAGATTCAGACGTACATCAAATCCTGCAAGCTGGTTAGAAGGATCAGGCTCACCTGTTCCCCCATTATCTTTATTACCAACGAAAGCATCCCAAAGCGAACTTAAACTTTCTGGACGGCCCTCTCCTCCCCACTGGATCATTCGGGATGCCCCCAATTCGAGATAAGGTAAAGGCTGAGCTGTCAGACGCAGT harbors:
- a CDS encoding LysR family transcriptional regulator, whose translation is MNLERVDLNLLIYLDVLLREKNVTRAAEQLGVTQPAMSNILRRLRNLFNDPLLIRSSEGMTPTERALELQPRIRDALADLSMILEPRTEFRPYTSNRVFRIMTSDYAEATLVPRLVKALRSEAPNVVLDFLTPSDVSYRDMEQGKVDLAINRFNEIPQSFHQVLVWRDSYSCLLNNKHPAMNNLNLKSYLDAQHIWVSKTGMGVGFGVNPEKQAGLGWIDQALERIGQKRKISVFTRHYQMPALLAANVDLIATLPTRIARLQAKSQNLIIKDPPFYIPEFELKMAWCPLLHHHPAHRWLRQLILYVARQMIEDENREFLMNNSQLSPHY
- a CDS encoding hemolysin family protein; the encoded protein is MSLFQNIVIIILLIIGAGFLSLTEIALAGARRVKLKILAESGDERATKVLMLQEQSADFFAASQIGLNAVAILGGILGEAAFRPYFVNLIDRFYEGPWTETIGFALSFTLVTSLFILFADLMPKRLAMIAPEKIAVSVINPIQIFIKVCKPLAWFINAIANTLFRLFKVNTTREDNITFDDISAVMDAGAQAGVLQKQEHHFIENVFELEERNVPSSMTTRENVVYFTLKESEASIRQKLGEYPYSKFLVCNEHIDEVIGYVDAKDILVRILNNQSLLQLNENTIRTVLTIPDSLTLSELLDRFRSTKEKFAVVINEYALVVGVITLSDIMITVMGDWVTPLEEEQQIIKRDNNSWLIDGSTPIEDLKHALEIDEMPDEDNYETLAGFMMYQLRKIPRPADVVIYTNYKFEVVDVDHFKIDQLLVTRMLEPNATPSTEQE
- a CDS encoding NAD(P)H-quinone oxidoreductase, with translation MSQQTTMQQVIITEPGGPEKLAYESVAIPVPKADEVLVKVHAFGINRPDILQRQGLYPMPAGVTPVPGLEVAGVVEAVGKDVTQFKVGDPVCGLTNGGGYAEYCVVPETQTLMVPEGVSLVQAAAIPETFFTVWANLFQMGKAKAGETVLIHGGTSGIGTTALMLCKALGIKTFATVGSDEKVAAIAHLTDAINYKTQDFESYITEKTDKSGIDVILDIVGAPYLERNLNLLRKDGRLVYLAFLGGRKAKEINLGHIMMKRLTITGSTMRARNTAEKHTIAEGLKQHVWPLLAKGECLPMIYQTFKFDQIQDAHAAMDTGEHVGKVVVEIL
- a CDS encoding glycerophosphodiester phosphodiesterase family protein: MKFAKLSFTILLVLGLVACNDDHDSSGNNGSNDTPVVTPPAPTPTDPSEEVPQPKIYIDETFDQLSALPAGWIAPKANAGKVYIENGSLFIDGRANDTQMTSVILPEELQKLRDYRIDIEFSYPEKNNATRWGSIMYRAADALSEPAFTPYYQFAIRAEATGASGVELALRQPTNAWNVLQKGAYKENIEGNKTYKATVVVSGNRVRHYLDNNLIHDTTLPYNLNQGGIGLSTAGLLMRVDSIRVTQQLDALPESNKVTPIAEQSLPVSMAPTLIQPASTQGVISNAVSQVYYQLDDQLNILDASNKKITSLKDYLSDPKRNTIPLFNIKNESTIERLKVFSDSVDIADITLSSDNVELLRKARISLPTVRTALDYSKQLNLTNSVKDIVTITHNTNTALAKIIILPEQLVNDITVSHLQRLLLTPWAYSTTTDPVKAARILTSGVNGIIATSPDVFQNIMKSMKPNTLLRKPLITGHRGIPALDDENTLEGALKAVEVGADAVENDIYLTTDGHIVIMHDGSAKRTTGVDRNIEDMTLAEVRQLRTLGYNRTVPTLEEFLDALKTHKNVMHFIEIKSSKPEIVPALKALLDKHDVYDQVVVISFNGPQLLKMKNILPGVSTGFLTNTPTAESDIVNTRRILDATQQYSSTFNPSYNGLSTNLMNMAKHRGVTFWPWTFRTNKADFNRMYIAGTHGLTTDYAHDASDFVVKLKVPAQVNASIGKPVSIQGEKITQKGQVSNVTLSQMLLLPTSGKYSQNAQGQLSFSEKGTAYVMPSYTYNIDTTSQYTIYAPPVQVNVQ
- the cysN gene encoding sulfate adenylyltransferase subunit CysN; translation: MSHQSELISQDILAYLKQHEQKDLLRFLTCGNVDDGKSTLIGRLLFDSKLIYEDQLQAVTRDSKKVGTTGDAPDLALLVDGLQAEREQGITIDVAYRYFSTEKRKFIIADTPGHEQYTRNMATGASTCDLAIILIDARYGVQTQTRRHSYIASLLGIKNIIVAINKMDLVDFSEARFNEIQAEYNDFVNQLGDRKPANIIFTPISALNGDNVVNPSANTPWYKGQTLMATLENVEINRNSAKQEFRFPVQYVNRPNLDFRGFAGTIALGAVNVGDEIIALPSGKRSTVKEIVTYDGNLEQAVAGQAVTLTLNDEIDISRGNLIVKAGDQPEISRSVRATVVWMTDQPLVKGKLYNIKLGTQTVPAKVTEINYRVNVNTLEQTQVEQLELNAIANVTVEFDAPVVFDRYQDSRYTGAFIFIDRLSNVTVGAGMVESAVEWKANAKPVTPEDRAARLGQKPAVVSVNTQVLEHAQGLESLLMQQGIVALAKAGLTAEQVTLLRETGIVVITDVTEGADVELNLDTVEELADKIVELVRL
- the cysD gene encoding sulfate adenylyltransferase subunit CysD, with amino-acid sequence MAIVPPTEERLTHLKQLEAESIHIIREVAAEFENPVMLYSIGKDSAVMLHLAMKAFYPAKLPFPLLHVDTGWKFRAMIKFRDEMAKKLGLDLIVHQNKEGRDAGINPFDQGSSKYTDIMKTQGLKQALDKYQFDAAFGGARRDEEKSRAKERVYSFRDSKHRWDPKNQRPELWNIYNGKVNKGESIRVFPLSNWTELDIWQYIFLENIELVPLYFSAVRPVVERDGTLIMVDDERMRLKEGEVPQMKSVRFRTLGCYPLTGAVESTAATLPDIIQEMLLTTSSERQGRMIDHDEAGSMEKKKQEGYF
- a CDS encoding capsule assembly Wzi family protein; the protein is MFLKKVLGLSLLSVLSSPVWAQGLVLNNQDLRTDLNWLNQQGVIQISTSTWPLSGDEIQRALAQANIKNTTQQKVIDSVLNTLKADNNMLKAGLFAETDQKVLPQAFGDKQKAQYQAALEFNAGGENWDAKVRVNAEKDPQIDNGQDINVEGSYIAGKLWNQWVIAGQIPSWWGPGHDGSLIRGDASRPVIGVTAQRAVQDSFETPLLSWIGPWQYQAFAGQLDDYSAVPDAKLIGLRLTAQPLPYLELGASRMIQWGGEGRPESLSSLWDAFVGNKDNGGTGEPDPSNQLAGFDVRLNLIPLLNTPVGIYGQYVGEDEAGGLPSKKMYLAGVDYSSVYKNLPFQLYAEWADTRTNGEVRGVSYTHSTYTDGYYQHGYPLGHALGGDAQMVSIGGDIRFDIMNRLSGRALVAKVNQSERGAKNNLAFAQDDEIKAVDLTWTHYMQPDIPLKLNGWLSDSDANGNDAGVSVGIEFPLDRAWAAFR